Proteins encoded together in one Synechococcus sp. A15-62 window:
- a CDS encoding ABC transporter ATP-binding protein: MELIVNNLSKRFGEKLILDHLSFSMKSGDFMAFVGSSGSGKSTILRLIAGLDQPSSGSITVDGNPVTGPGPDRGMVFQKYSLYPWLNAAENVAFGMRLQRMKAAEIKERTAYFLEVVGLSDAATKLPRELSGGMQQRVAIARALATNPSILLLDEPFGALDLQIRESMQDFLLKLWQRTGLTVLLITHDVEEALVLAQRVHVLAPNPGRITRSLDVDLDKTDLDQLRLSSDFLSMRRSLSATMRELEPALS, from the coding sequence TTGGAATTGATCGTTAACAACCTCAGCAAGCGTTTCGGGGAGAAATTGATCCTCGATCACCTTTCGTTTTCCATGAAATCCGGAGACTTCATGGCCTTTGTGGGCAGCTCTGGGTCCGGGAAGAGCACGATTCTGCGGCTGATTGCTGGTCTGGATCAACCGAGCAGCGGCAGCATCACTGTTGACGGCAACCCAGTCACCGGTCCCGGGCCAGACCGGGGCATGGTGTTTCAGAAATACAGCCTTTATCCATGGCTCAACGCTGCTGAGAACGTTGCCTTCGGGATGCGACTTCAGCGGATGAAAGCAGCAGAGATCAAGGAGCGAACCGCCTATTTCCTCGAAGTGGTTGGCCTTAGTGACGCCGCCACAAAATTGCCGCGCGAACTGTCGGGCGGAATGCAACAGAGGGTTGCCATCGCCCGGGCCCTCGCCACCAACCCCAGCATCCTGCTGCTGGATGAACCCTTCGGGGCTCTGGATCTACAGATCCGGGAATCGATGCAGGACTTCCTGCTCAAGCTCTGGCAACGAACAGGCCTGACCGTTCTGCTGATCACCCACGACGTGGAAGAGGCTTTGGTGCTGGCCCAGCGCGTCCACGTGCTTGCCCCAAATCCAGGGCGAATCACTCGATCCCTCGATGTCGATCTCGACAAAACCGATCTCGATCAGCTGCGCCTAAGCAGCGACTT
- a CDS encoding ABC transporter permease: MTATAAAARKGRSNGLLSLFTLGAMPSKAVRGGLQVASLLVPLLLWTAIASLGLVDEKFLPSPQAVFRSLASMAESGILFQDIVASTARVFGGFLLATLLAVPIGICMGVYPAICAICEPLIAMLRYMPAAAFIPLLIIYLGIGEEPKIALIFLGTINFNILMVMDAVKFVPKELIETTLTLGGRSRQVLVQVVARYSLPSIIDTLRINIATSWNLVVVAELVAAEVGLGKRIQLAQRFFRTDQIFAELIVLGLIGFAIDMGFRLLLRLSCKWAV, encoded by the coding sequence ATGACTGCCACGGCCGCCGCTGCTCGCAAGGGGAGAAGCAATGGGCTTCTCTCCCTGTTCACCCTTGGTGCCATGCCATCCAAGGCCGTGCGTGGCGGCCTGCAGGTGGCATCACTGCTGGTGCCCCTGCTGCTCTGGACCGCCATCGCTTCCCTCGGACTGGTGGATGAAAAATTCCTTCCCTCTCCGCAGGCCGTGTTCCGCTCCCTGGCCTCCATGGCCGAGAGCGGAATCCTTTTCCAAGACATTGTGGCCAGCACCGCCCGCGTGTTTGGAGGATTTCTTCTCGCCACACTTCTGGCGGTGCCGATCGGCATCTGCATGGGGGTGTACCCAGCGATCTGCGCAATCTGCGAGCCGCTGATCGCCATGCTGCGTTACATGCCTGCAGCGGCATTCATCCCTCTGCTGATCATCTACCTCGGCATCGGGGAGGAACCCAAGATCGCTCTGATTTTTCTCGGCACGATCAACTTCAACATCCTGATGGTGATGGATGCGGTGAAGTTCGTTCCCAAAGAACTCATCGAAACCACACTCACGCTGGGTGGTCGCAGCCGGCAGGTGCTGGTGCAAGTCGTCGCCCGCTACAGCCTGCCCAGCATCATCGACACCTTGCGAATCAACATCGCAACCTCCTGGAACCTTGTGGTGGTGGCTGAGCTGGTGGCCGCGGAAGTGGGCCTTGGCAAACGCATCCAGCTGGCTCAGCGCTTTTTCCGCACCGATCAGATCTTCGCCGAGTTGATCGTTCTCGGCTTGATCGGCTTCGCCATCGACATGGGATTCAGGCTGTTGCTGCGTCTCAGCTGCAAATGGGCGGTGTGA
- a CDS encoding ABC transporter substrate-binding protein has product MTKQLRNLLFAGLAIVLAVACSKPSTPTVGGTPIVLGYSNWAGWWPWAIAVEEKLFEKNGVNVEMKWFDGYVQSMETFAAGKIDGNSQTLNDTISFLPGENGGEVVVLVNDNSAGNDQIIADASITSIADLKGKTVAVEEGVVDDYLLSLALKDAGLSRDDVVIKGMPTDQAATAFAAGQVDAVGAFPPYTGTAMKREGAQVIASSKEYPGAIPDLLTVSGDLIKERPDDVQKIVKTWWDVREFMEKNPEKSEAIMAKRAGIPTEEYEQYKDGTRFFSIEENLEAFSTGEGMKFMPFAAKSMADFMVSVGFIPEKPDMSKLFDDSFIKKVAAS; this is encoded by the coding sequence ATGACAAAACAACTGCGCAACCTTCTCTTCGCCGGCCTCGCCATCGTGCTGGCTGTCGCTTGCTCCAAGCCCTCCACACCGACGGTGGGTGGCACCCCGATCGTTTTGGGCTACAGCAACTGGGCCGGATGGTGGCCCTGGGCGATTGCCGTGGAGGAAAAGCTGTTCGAGAAGAACGGCGTGAATGTGGAGATGAAGTGGTTCGACGGCTACGTGCAGTCGATGGAAACCTTCGCCGCTGGCAAGATCGACGGCAACTCCCAAACCTTGAACGACACCATTTCTTTCCTGCCGGGTGAGAACGGCGGTGAAGTGGTGGTTCTGGTTAACGACAACTCTGCTGGCAATGACCAGATCATTGCCGATGCCTCCATCACATCCATCGCCGATCTCAAAGGCAAGACCGTTGCTGTTGAGGAAGGCGTTGTCGATGACTATCTGCTCAGCCTGGCCCTCAAGGATGCGGGCCTAAGCCGCGACGACGTGGTGATCAAAGGCATGCCCACCGATCAGGCAGCCACTGCATTCGCGGCCGGTCAAGTTGATGCAGTTGGTGCCTTCCCTCCCTACACAGGCACCGCCATGAAGCGAGAAGGTGCCCAGGTGATCGCCAGCTCCAAGGAGTATCCAGGTGCCATTCCTGATCTGCTCACCGTCAGCGGTGATCTGATCAAGGAGCGCCCCGACGATGTGCAGAAGATCGTGAAGACCTGGTGGGACGTTCGCGAGTTCATGGAAAAGAACCCCGAAAAATCCGAGGCGATCATGGCCAAGCGTGCCGGCATTCCCACTGAGGAATACGAGCAGTACAAAGACGGCACCCGTTTCTTCTCCATCGAGGAAAACCTCGAGGCCTTCAGCACTGGTGAGGGAATGAAGTTCATGCCGTTCGCCGCTAAGTCGATGGCCGACTTCATGGTTTCGGTGGGCTTCATCCCTGAGAAACCAGACATGAGCAAGCTGTTTGACGACAGCTTCATCAAGAAGGTCGCCGCCTCCTGA
- the hypB gene encoding hydrogenase nickel incorporation protein HypB, with amino-acid sequence MHMPLEDTLGLNLLAANNHQAEHNNEHFQSWDLLCLNLMSSPGAGKTALLEQSLPALARELSMAVLEGDMTTHLDADRLETVGIPVVPITTGRACHLDAAMVSGGLKLLQQRLDPSALDLLLVENVGNLVCPAEFDVGEHHKVALLSVTEGDDKPLKYPLMFRNADVVLITKVDLLPHLPVDVAAIRRNIHSINPNATVIEVSALTGEGLDAWHIWVRQALASRTTTTPALATA; translated from the coding sequence ATGCATATGCCTCTTGAGGACACCCTCGGCCTCAATCTGCTTGCGGCCAACAACCATCAGGCCGAACACAACAACGAGCATTTCCAGAGCTGGGATCTGCTTTGCCTCAACCTGATGAGCAGCCCAGGCGCAGGGAAAACCGCCCTGCTCGAACAGTCCCTCCCAGCCTTGGCTCGCGAACTCAGCATGGCCGTGCTGGAAGGCGACATGACCACTCACCTGGATGCCGACCGCTTGGAAACTGTTGGCATCCCGGTGGTGCCCATCACCACAGGCAGAGCCTGCCACCTTGATGCGGCCATGGTGAGTGGTGGCCTGAAGTTGCTGCAACAACGGCTCGATCCTTCCGCGCTGGATTTACTGCTCGTGGAGAACGTGGGCAACCTGGTCTGCCCTGCGGAATTTGACGTTGGGGAACACCACAAAGTGGCGTTGCTCAGCGTGACCGAGGGCGATGACAAGCCGCTCAAGTACCCCCTGATGTTCCGCAACGCGGATGTGGTGCTGATCACCAAGGTGGATCTTCTGCCCCACCTGCCTGTGGATGTGGCAGCGATCCGCCGCAACATCCACAGCATCAATCCCAACGCCACGGTGATCGAGGTCTCCGCCCTGACAGGTGAAGGCCTGGATGCCTGGCACATCTGGGTGCGGCAAGCCCTCGCCAGCCGGACCACCACAACCCCTGCTCTGGCCACCGCCTGA
- a CDS encoding hydrogenase maturation nickel metallochaperone HypA: MHEVDMTKCLLISLNEWRDRREDTSAMVETVHLDVGRFTCVEPDQLVTTYNAAVQGTWLDGSRLTITEIPFVGRCLICNGTYDPVPENAYRSPCCDNPLEEIVSGRELRIRSIDYRSDAAAALESAPIQRQR, encoded by the coding sequence ATGCATGAAGTCGACATGACCAAGTGCCTGCTGATCTCCCTGAATGAATGGCGCGACCGTCGCGAAGACACCTCTGCGATGGTCGAAACCGTTCATCTCGATGTGGGGCGATTCACCTGCGTTGAACCCGATCAGCTGGTGACCACTTACAACGCTGCGGTGCAGGGCACCTGGCTGGATGGATCCCGGCTCACGATCACGGAAATCCCCTTTGTGGGCCGCTGCTTGATCTGCAACGGCACCTACGACCCTGTGCCCGAAAACGCCTATCGCTCTCCCTGCTGCGATAACCCGCTTGAGGAGATCGTCAGCGGTAGGGAATTGCGCATCCGCAGCATCGATTACCGCAGCGATGCCGCCGCTGCCCTTGAGTCCGCTCCAATCCAGCGTCAACGCTGA
- the speB gene encoding agmatinase, translating into MSSPSDPSGAFQRSHPSEGMQALEKERKLPLTGWQQEVDQAKRFGLEAAESIVDRNISTFSRGELPHFAGINTFMKGPYLEDVNQVGNYDVAIVGVPHDCGTTYRPGTRFGPQGIRRISALYTPYNYEMGVDLREQITLCDVGDIFTIPANNEKSFDQISKGIAHVFSSGAFPIILGGDHSIGFPTVRGVCRHLGDKKVGIIHFDRHVDTQEIDLDERMHTCPWFHATNMANAPAENLVQLGIGGWQVPREGVKVCRERGTNVLTVTDITEMGLEAAAQYAIERATDGTDCVYISFDIDCIDAGFVPGTGWPEPGGLMPREALKLLELIVRNVPVCGLEIVEVSPPYDISDMTSLMATRVICDTMAHLVVSGQLPRKEKPEWISDTCNMNVDQKWR; encoded by the coding sequence ATGTCATCCCCATCGGACCCTTCAGGGGCCTTCCAGCGTTCGCATCCCAGCGAAGGCATGCAGGCACTCGAGAAGGAACGCAAGCTTCCACTCACTGGCTGGCAGCAAGAAGTTGACCAAGCCAAACGCTTCGGGCTTGAAGCCGCCGAAAGCATTGTTGACCGCAACATCTCCACCTTCTCTAGAGGCGAGCTGCCGCATTTCGCCGGCATCAACACCTTCATGAAGGGGCCCTACTTGGAAGATGTGAACCAGGTGGGCAACTACGACGTCGCCATCGTTGGTGTACCCCACGACTGCGGCACCACCTACCGGCCCGGAACGCGCTTCGGCCCCCAGGGGATCCGACGAATTTCAGCGCTTTACACGCCTTACAACTACGAAATGGGGGTCGACCTGCGTGAACAGATCACCCTCTGCGATGTGGGTGACATCTTCACGATCCCGGCCAACAACGAAAAGAGTTTCGATCAGATCTCCAAAGGCATCGCCCACGTCTTCTCGAGCGGCGCCTTCCCGATCATCCTCGGTGGCGACCACTCGATCGGTTTCCCCACGGTGCGTGGGGTGTGTCGCCATCTCGGCGACAAAAAAGTGGGAATCATCCATTTCGATCGCCACGTCGACACCCAGGAGATCGACCTTGATGAGCGGATGCACACCTGCCCTTGGTTCCATGCCACGAACATGGCCAACGCCCCGGCAGAAAACCTGGTGCAGCTGGGCATTGGTGGTTGGCAAGTGCCTCGCGAGGGCGTCAAGGTCTGCAGGGAGCGGGGCACCAATGTGCTCACGGTGACCGATATCACTGAAATGGGACTGGAAGCCGCAGCCCAGTACGCCATTGAACGAGCCACCGATGGCACGGACTGCGTCTACATCTCCTTCGACATTGACTGCATCGATGCCGGCTTCGTGCCGGGAACTGGCTGGCCTGAGCCCGGTGGCCTGATGCCGCGAGAAGCGCTCAAGCTGCTCGAGCTGATCGTGCGCAACGTTCCCGTCTGCGGCTTGGAAATCGTTGAGGTTTCACCTCCCTACGACATCAGTGACATGACCTCCCTGATGGCCACCCGGGTGATTTGCGACACCATGGCCCACCTTGTGGTGAGCGGTCAGTTGCCCCGCAAAGAGAAGCCGGAGTGGATCAGCGACACCTGCAACATGAACGTTGATCAGAAGTGGAGATAG
- a CDS encoding SDR family oxidoreductase → MATFLVTGANRGIGLEYCRQLKARGDDVVAVCRQTSDELEGLGVRVEAGLELSDSQAIDDLVQRLDGLPLGGVILNAGILQSMGLMDLDPTGIRRQFEVNALAPLLLARALVDQMPSGAKLVLMTSRMGSIDDNSSGGSYGYRMSKVALNMAGKSLAIDLESRGIAVAILHPGLVRTRMIRFNPSGIPPEQSVKGLLARIDGLTMATSGSFWHANGELLPW, encoded by the coding sequence ATGGCGACGTTTCTGGTCACCGGTGCCAACCGTGGGATCGGCTTGGAATACTGCCGGCAGCTCAAGGCCCGGGGTGATGACGTGGTGGCGGTTTGCCGTCAAACCAGTGATGAACTCGAGGGTTTGGGGGTGCGGGTGGAAGCCGGCCTTGAGTTGAGCGATAGCCAAGCCATTGATGACCTGGTGCAGCGTCTAGATGGTTTGCCCCTCGGTGGCGTCATTCTCAATGCCGGGATTTTGCAGTCGATGGGCCTGATGGATTTGGATCCCACCGGGATTCGACGCCAGTTTGAGGTGAATGCCCTTGCTCCTTTGCTGCTGGCCAGGGCGTTGGTGGATCAGATGCCCAGTGGCGCCAAGTTGGTGCTGATGACCAGCCGCATGGGATCCATCGACGACAACAGCTCGGGAGGTTCCTATGGCTATCGGATGTCGAAGGTGGCCCTCAACATGGCTGGAAAATCGTTGGCGATTGACCTGGAATCGCGGGGCATCGCCGTGGCGATTTTGCATCCCGGATTGGTGCGCACCCGCATGATTCGCTTCAATCCCAGCGGGATCCCCCCCGAGCAGTCGGTGAAGGGTCTGCTGGCACGGATCGATGGCTTAACCATGGCCACCAGCGGCAGCTTCTGGCATGCCAATGGTGAGTTGTTGCCGTGGTGA
- a CDS encoding J domain-containing protein has product MGFDPRHWSGGRPEQRVTSNVEALLAENDALRREVLRLNRELERLQRQRIRTQARSHRPWSEPSAQAPPRISSQQVRAWGHALAQQQGWTALRQRGLELLIEQLNRSGFPAHLSLEQRLDRLVPGLGTDLLAAVGAKPNKQTTAVLAAFALFGVRASEWLDEDPQRVVEQLRQRQEQSGSRRQGRRTRTDQRQTDRPENGHARDPRRAALKVLGLDANASLAEIKQAHRKLVKQHHPDLGGSAEAFRRVNEAYQSLV; this is encoded by the coding sequence TTGGGCTTTGATCCGCGGCATTGGTCTGGTGGACGCCCTGAACAACGGGTCACCAGCAATGTTGAGGCGTTGCTGGCGGAGAACGATGCTTTGCGTCGCGAGGTGTTGCGGCTCAACCGTGAGTTGGAGCGATTGCAACGCCAACGCATTCGCACGCAAGCAAGATCCCATCGCCCCTGGAGTGAGCCATCGGCTCAAGCTCCACCACGGATCAGCAGCCAACAGGTGCGGGCATGGGGGCACGCCCTTGCTCAGCAGCAGGGATGGACGGCACTGCGTCAGCGGGGTTTGGAGCTGTTGATTGAGCAGCTCAACCGGAGTGGTTTTCCTGCCCACTTAAGCCTTGAACAGCGGTTGGATCGGTTGGTTCCGGGGCTGGGAACAGATCTCCTGGCGGCGGTGGGTGCCAAGCCGAACAAGCAAACAACGGCAGTTCTGGCGGCGTTTGCCTTGTTTGGGGTTCGCGCCAGTGAATGGCTGGATGAGGATCCACAGCGTGTGGTGGAGCAGCTGCGTCAGCGTCAGGAGCAATCCGGTTCCAGACGGCAGGGGCGCCGCACCCGAACAGACCAGCGTCAAACCGATCGTCCGGAAAATGGCCATGCCCGTGATCCACGCCGTGCAGCTTTAAAGGTGTTGGGCTTGGATGCCAACGCATCCCTGGCGGAGATCAAGCAGGCGCATCGAAAACTGGTGAAGCAGCACCATCCAGATCTCGGTGGTTCTGCTGAGGCGTTTCGACGCGTCAATGAGGCGTATCAGTCGTTGGTTTAG
- a CDS encoding DUF4278 domain-containing protein — protein MTLTYRGQKYNQSNAAASNVQRPVLVYRGQKVAR, from the coding sequence ATGACCCTGACCTATCGCGGCCAGAAGTACAACCAGAGCAACGCTGCTGCTTCCAATGTTCAACGCCCTGTTCTTGTTTACCGCGGTCAGAAAGTCGCTCGCTGA
- a CDS encoding ParA family protein, translating into MFLTVFGQKGGVAKTCTSIHLACVWAQQGLSVCVVDADRNRSATAYAARGMLPFEVVPVEAAAKATRHAQVIITDGQASSHEDELKNLSAGADLVLLPTTPQARSVELTVELSSILRQMDTRHSALLVKVDSRKQRLAQEARQILEGFDVDVMQAEIPLLAAFEKAEVEGVCVSNAVDDRGRADLRRMGGWSAYCQAAVQIRDRLLAAPPDAISA; encoded by the coding sequence ATGTTTTTGACTGTCTTTGGCCAGAAAGGTGGTGTGGCAAAAACCTGCACCAGCATTCATTTGGCTTGTGTTTGGGCTCAGCAGGGCCTGTCGGTGTGTGTTGTTGATGCGGATCGCAACCGCTCAGCCACCGCCTATGCCGCCCGAGGGATGCTTCCGTTTGAGGTGGTGCCTGTGGAGGCTGCAGCAAAGGCCACCCGCCATGCCCAGGTGATCATCACCGATGGGCAGGCCAGCAGCCACGAGGATGAACTCAAGAACCTTTCGGCCGGAGCAGACCTGGTTTTGCTGCCCACCACGCCGCAGGCGAGATCGGTTGAGCTCACCGTTGAGCTCTCCTCAATCCTTAGGCAGATGGACACGAGACATTCCGCGTTGTTGGTGAAGGTGGACAGCCGAAAACAACGGCTTGCCCAGGAAGCACGCCAAATTTTGGAGGGTTTTGATGTGGATGTGATGCAGGCGGAAATCCCCTTGTTGGCGGCGTTTGAAAAAGCAGAGGTGGAGGGTGTTTGTGTCTCGAATGCTGTGGATGATCGTGGTCGTGCCGATCTGCGCCGCATGGGGGGATGGTCGGCCTACTGCCAGGCCGCTGTTCAGATCCGTGATCGCTTGTTGGCAGCACCGCCTGACGCCATCAGTGCTTGA
- a CDS encoding FAD-dependent oxidoreductase has product MPEPSKAANADVSHVMVIGAGWAGWGAAKALCEAGVRVTLVDGMSDPTGRTPMRTASGKPFEAGTRGFWRDYPNINALTDELGLTDVFTEFTTSAFWSPAGLEATAPVFGDGLQLPSPLGQAMATIKNFKRLPVADRLSIAGLLVAMLDLNRNEETFRRYDAIDALTLFRQLGITERMIDEFLRPILLVGLFKPPEELSAAVTMELLYYYALAHQDSFDVRWIRSGSIAEQLIAPLAERLLNSGLLTVLGGTLATSLDLDQPGEAMRSVEIRFQATGRSSVVDDVDAVVLAVGAKGMHALMAESPRCSDVLPELAAAGGLGAIDVVSVRLWLDRTIAVADPANVFSRFDALQGAGATFFMLDQLQNADQDALWGGSEPRGSVVASDFYNATAIAALSDQEIVDTLLNQLLPQVVPAFRLAQVLQFEVRRYPGSVSLFSPGSFSQRPPLQTALPSVVCAGDWVRMGEREHGAKGLCQERAYVCGLEAANALVRSGVVSGANASSRQEHPVRPIRPEEPQVLLGRALNKLVMDPLEAFGIRWPWLA; this is encoded by the coding sequence ATGCCTGAGCCATCCAAGGCTGCTAACGCTGACGTTTCCCATGTGATGGTGATCGGTGCTGGCTGGGCTGGCTGGGGTGCAGCCAAAGCCCTCTGTGAAGCCGGTGTTCGCGTCACCCTGGTCGATGGGATGTCGGATCCCACGGGACGGACGCCGATGCGCACCGCCAGCGGTAAACCCTTCGAAGCCGGCACCAGGGGCTTTTGGAGGGATTACCCCAACATCAATGCGCTGACCGATGAGCTTGGGCTCACCGATGTGTTCACTGAATTCACCACCAGCGCCTTCTGGTCTCCCGCCGGTCTGGAGGCCACCGCGCCGGTGTTCGGTGATGGGCTGCAGCTGCCCAGTCCCCTGGGCCAGGCCATGGCAACAATCAAGAACTTCAAGCGACTGCCTGTTGCCGATCGCCTGAGCATTGCCGGCCTTTTGGTGGCGATGCTTGATCTCAACCGCAACGAGGAGACCTTCCGGCGCTACGACGCCATCGATGCGTTGACCCTGTTCCGCCAACTGGGAATCACGGAGCGGATGATCGACGAATTCTTGCGTCCGATTCTTTTGGTGGGGCTGTTCAAGCCACCGGAGGAATTATCGGCAGCCGTCACCATGGAGCTGCTCTACTACTACGCCCTGGCGCATCAAGATTCCTTTGATGTGCGCTGGATTCGTTCCGGCAGCATCGCCGAGCAGCTGATCGCTCCCCTGGCGGAGCGCTTGCTCAACTCTGGTCTGCTCACCGTTCTGGGAGGAACGTTGGCCACGAGCCTGGATCTTGATCAGCCAGGCGAAGCGATGCGGTCGGTGGAGATTCGCTTCCAAGCGACAGGACGCTCGAGCGTTGTTGATGACGTTGATGCGGTTGTGCTGGCGGTGGGTGCCAAGGGCATGCATGCCCTGATGGCGGAGTCGCCACGCTGCAGTGATGTGCTGCCGGAGCTGGCGGCTGCTGGCGGTTTGGGGGCGATTGATGTGGTGTCGGTGCGGTTGTGGCTGGATCGCACCATCGCAGTCGCCGATCCCGCCAATGTCTTCTCGCGCTTTGATGCCTTGCAGGGTGCGGGCGCCACTTTTTTCATGCTCGATCAGCTGCAGAACGCTGATCAAGATGCACTCTGGGGCGGCAGCGAGCCCCGGGGTTCCGTGGTGGCCAGCGACTTCTACAACGCCACGGCGATCGCAGCCTTGAGTGATCAGGAGATCGTCGACACCTTGCTGAATCAGCTGTTGCCCCAGGTGGTGCCAGCCTTTCGGCTTGCCCAGGTGCTGCAGTTTGAGGTGCGGCGTTACCCGGGCTCGGTGTCGTTGTTCTCCCCCGGCAGTTTCAGCCAGAGGCCCCCGCTGCAGACGGCACTTCCTTCTGTGGTCTGCGCTGGCGACTGGGTGCGGATGGGCGAACGCGAGCACGGTGCCAAGGGCCTGTGCCAGGAACGGGCCTACGTCTGCGGTCTTGAGGCGGCCAATGCACTGGTGCGCAGTGGGGTTGTGAGCGGGGCGAATGCGTCAAGCCGCCAAGAGCATCCGGTGCGTCCGATCCGTCCGGAAGAACCCCAGGTGCTGTTGGGCCGGGCCCTCAACAAGCTTGTGATGGATCCCTTGGAGGCTTTCGGGATCCGTTGGCCTTGGCTGGCCTGA
- a CDS encoding DUF1651 domain-containing protein, translated as MDQATLPWGELITEELSYKSVGAWLVNEPQQLYYQFTAAKDGSQGESIVMRSFHWRPPDDPIPQGSQLMTRQEALEKWNALKSMGWRRCAGPLL; from the coding sequence ATCGATCAGGCTACTCTCCCATGGGGCGAACTCATCACTGAAGAACTCTCCTACAAGTCGGTTGGCGCGTGGCTTGTCAATGAGCCACAGCAGCTTTATTACCAATTCACCGCTGCCAAGGATGGCTCTCAAGGCGAGTCGATCGTCATGCGCAGCTTCCATTGGCGACCACCTGACGACCCGATTCCTCAGGGGAGTCAACTGATGACACGACAAGAGGCGCTGGAAAAATGGAATGCACTCAAATCAATGGGTTGGAGGCGCTGCGCCGGTCCACTTCTGTAA
- the psbA gene encoding photosystem II q(b) protein: MTTTLQQRSGASSWQAFCEWVTSTNNRLYVGWFGVLMIPTLLAATICFVIAFVAAPPVDIDGIREPVAGSLIYGNNIISGAVVPSSNAIGLHFYPIWEAASLDEWLYNGGPYQLVCFHFLIGISAYMGRQWELSYRLGMRPWICVAYSAPLSAAMAVFLVYPFGQGSFSDGMPLGISGTFNFMLVFQAEHNILMHPFHMLGVAGVFGGSLFSAMHGSLVTSSLVRETTESESQNYGYKFGQEEETYNIVAAHGYFGRLIFQYASFNNSRSLHFFLAAWPVVGIWFTALGVSTMAFNLNGFNFNQSILDGQGRVLNTWADVLNRAGLGMEVMHERNAHNFPLDLAAAESTPVALQAPAIG, from the coding sequence ATGACCACCACCCTCCAGCAGCGCTCCGGCGCTTCCAGCTGGCAGGCCTTCTGTGAGTGGGTCACCTCCACCAACAACCGTCTGTATGTCGGTTGGTTCGGTGTGCTGATGATCCCCACACTGCTGGCTGCCACCATCTGTTTCGTCATCGCTTTCGTCGCCGCTCCTCCGGTTGATATCGATGGCATCCGCGAGCCTGTCGCTGGCTCCCTGATCTACGGCAACAACATCATCTCTGGTGCTGTTGTTCCTTCCAGCAACGCCATCGGCCTGCACTTCTACCCCATCTGGGAAGCTGCTTCCCTCGATGAGTGGCTGTACAACGGCGGCCCTTATCAGTTGGTTTGCTTCCACTTCCTGATCGGCATTTCCGCCTACATGGGTCGTCAGTGGGAACTCTCCTACCGCCTGGGCATGCGCCCTTGGATCTGCGTCGCCTACAGCGCTCCGCTGTCTGCAGCGATGGCTGTTTTCCTGGTTTACCCCTTCGGTCAGGGTTCCTTCTCTGATGGCATGCCCCTGGGCATCTCCGGCACCTTCAACTTCATGTTGGTGTTCCAGGCCGAGCACAACATCCTGATGCACCCCTTCCACATGCTGGGCGTCGCAGGTGTTTTCGGCGGCAGCCTGTTCTCCGCCATGCACGGCTCCCTGGTGACCTCCTCCCTGGTGCGTGAAACCACCGAGAGCGAGTCCCAGAACTACGGCTACAAGTTCGGCCAAGAGGAAGAGACCTACAACATCGTGGCTGCCCACGGTTACTTCGGTCGCCTGATCTTCCAATACGCCTCCTTCAACAACAGCCGTAGCCTTCACTTCTTCCTGGCTGCCTGGCCTGTTGTCGGCATCTGGTTCACCGCCCTCGGCGTGTCAACCATGGCCTTCAACCTGAACGGCTTCAACTTCAACCAGTCCATCCTTGATGGTCAGGGCCGCGTCCTGAACACCTGGGCTGATGTGCTGAACCGTGCCGGCCTCGGCATGGAAGTGATGCACGAGCGCAACGCTCACAACTTCCCCCTCGACCTGGCTGCTGCTGAGTCCACTCCTGTGGCTCTGCAAGCTCCTGCCATCGGTTGA